From Gimesia panareensis, the proteins below share one genomic window:
- a CDS encoding ComEC/Rec2 family competence protein, whose product MPARNQWWDDVIKTDTANYYRTAEQARKDNGSRKPPSSGKKGAYIWGDRVRVLESRPGVTRVSGRNVELWVNNRHLGGEPLLEVYVIDVGQGDGLLVVTPDGHNIMVDGGNTRSFQNGGKNAADFVDWKFFKDYVSFADRNDLNQTKIQLDAMIATHNDIDHFGGLFDLIDQDEKDRAELDCKAVTAEVVYHAGLSWWFNGRDSRGRAKRSLGHTDSGCYTKLLGNRSSALDAVAKIDDPDLDTLSGSWGQFIQAATKLKRKSGSPSAITRLSTATHDYLPGFEPADGKCAIRLLGPVENQVNGVPGLKKFPDGDSKNTNGHSVVLRLDYGERRILLTGDLNTHSQNHIMDYYGANFLAEYKSDVAKGCHHGSHDVSYRFLEGMRPLCTVISSGDAETYDHPRPTIVAASAITGRRLVDHERDSLICPMIYITEVAQSVAITNVGEMKEYPTPRPPFEANKPTGADNVYNTEDEMARFRLFLGTSQSTPFHWPRLDIAKVVRGLRYGLINIRTDGQRLFFAQMEESGEDWAFTSLSPEQIAEAR is encoded by the coding sequence ATGCCAGCTAGAAATCAGTGGTGGGATGACGTCATCAAAACAGACACGGCGAACTATTATCGAACCGCCGAACAGGCAAGAAAAGACAATGGTTCCCGCAAGCCTCCTTCCAGTGGTAAGAAAGGTGCGTACATCTGGGGCGATCGCGTGCGCGTGCTTGAGAGCCGGCCGGGGGTCACGCGGGTCAGCGGGCGCAACGTCGAATTGTGGGTCAACAATCGACATCTCGGCGGCGAGCCACTCTTAGAGGTCTATGTCATCGACGTCGGTCAGGGAGACGGCCTCCTGGTCGTCACTCCTGATGGTCATAATATTATGGTCGATGGCGGCAACACCCGTTCGTTTCAGAATGGCGGTAAGAACGCCGCTGATTTCGTCGATTGGAAATTCTTCAAGGACTACGTTTCCTTCGCCGACCGGAACGATCTCAATCAGACGAAGATCCAGCTCGACGCAATGATTGCCACTCACAACGACATCGACCATTTCGGGGGGCTCTTCGATTTAATTGACCAGGACGAGAAGGACCGGGCCGAACTCGATTGCAAGGCGGTAACGGCTGAGGTGGTCTACCATGCCGGGCTCTCCTGGTGGTTCAATGGACGCGATAGCCGCGGGCGGGCGAAACGCAGCCTCGGCCACACCGACAGCGGTTGCTACACCAAACTGCTGGGGAACCGCAGTTCCGCCCTCGATGCGGTGGCAAAGATCGACGATCCAGACTTAGATACCTTGAGCGGATCATGGGGGCAGTTCATCCAGGCCGCCACAAAATTGAAACGCAAGTCGGGTTCCCCCTCCGCCATTACACGCCTCTCGACCGCCACACATGATTACCTTCCGGGCTTTGAACCAGCCGATGGGAAGTGCGCTATCCGACTGCTCGGTCCGGTAGAGAACCAGGTCAACGGGGTACCCGGGCTCAAGAAGTTTCCAGATGGAGACTCGAAGAACACCAACGGCCACAGTGTCGTCCTGCGCCTTGACTACGGCGAACGCCGAATTCTACTGACCGGCGACCTGAATACCCACAGCCAGAACCATATCATGGACTACTATGGCGCGAACTTCCTCGCCGAGTACAAGAGTGACGTCGCCAAAGGTTGCCATCACGGAAGCCACGATGTCTCATATCGCTTCCTCGAGGGAATGCGGCCGCTTTGCACGGTCATCTCTTCAGGCGACGCGGAAACATACGACCATCCGCGACCCACCATCGTTGCTGCCAGTGCCATCACCGGCCGACGTCTCGTCGATCACGAACGCGACAGCCTCATCTGTCCGATGATCTACATAACCGAGGTGGCGCAATCCGTTGCCATCACGAATGTGGGCGAAATGAAGGAATACCCGACCCCTCGACCGCCTTTCGAGGCAAACAAGCCGACTGGAGCGGACAACGTGTACAACACAGAAGATGAAATGGCGCGATTCCGCCTGTTTCTCGGCACAAGCCAATCCACCCCCTTCCACTGGCCCCGCCTCGACATCGCCAAGGTCGTTCGCGGCCTGCGGTACGGTTTAATCAATATTCGAACGGATGGCCAGCGTCTCTTCTTCGCGCAGATGGAAGAGTCGGGTGAGGATTGGGCCTTTACGTCGCTTTCCCCGGAACAAATCGCTGAGGCGAGGTAA